ATTGGTGAGCATGATGATTCTACGCAACGTTTTATCAATCAAATCAATCGCGCGCCTTTATTGATGGTAGCCAATAGCAAAACCACGGTTCAACCGTTATGGATCAAAGATTTTGCCAAAGCGTTTGTATCCATTATCAAAGATTCAGCAACCTATGGCCATAAGCTGGAAATGGTTGGTGAAGAGCGTCTGAGCTTTAAAGAGCTTGCTCAGCTGACCGCAGAGATTATGCAAAAAGACGCGATGGTATTGCCAATGTGTCAGTTGAACGCCAAAGTGATGTCTTTCCTAGGTGCTTTTGCGCCTATGGCGACTGTGAGCCAGGCACAAAATACGCAACTCAAAAAAGATATGGTCAGCGACAGCGATTTCAGCACTCAGTTCGGTTTTGTACCAAGTAGCTTGGAGTCGGTGATTTCGGCTTATGCGGCACCGCACCATATTCGTGAGCGTTATAACTACTATCGTAAAGAAGCCAACCGTGATCGCGGCGAATTGGTGTAATCGATTCAAGTCTTGTCGAACGTTTTTAAAAACCGTCTTTATGACGGTTTTTTTGTCTTTGCCTTTGATTGTTAATAGAATCCATTCTTGATCGAATCAAAAGCTTAATATTGGCTTTGAAACGGTTATGATCAGAACAAGCCCGAGGCGATGGGCAGATTGGAATAGAGAGAGAGTATGCAAATATACCTGGTGGGTGGCGCAGTTAGAGACGGTTTATTGAATATCGAGGTTTACGATCGTGACTGGTTGGTTGTCGGAGCCACTGCCGAGCAGATGTTGGCGCAAGGTTATCAGCAGGTAGGTAAAGACTTTCCGGTATTTTTGCACCCTGATTCCAAAGAAGAGTATGCTTTGGCAAGAACCGAACGCAAAGCCGGCGTGGGCTATCACGGCTTTGATGTGTTTGCGGCTCCTTCCGTAACCATTGAAGAGGATCTGTTGCGTCGTGATTTGACCATCAATGCCATGGCACAGAGCGCAGACGGAACGATTATCGATCCTTACAAGGGGCAGCAGGATATACAGGACCGCTTGTTAAGACATGTATCGCCGGCTTTTAGTGAAGACCCTTTGCGTGTCTTGCGTGTGGCTCGATTTGCGGCCAAGCTGGCGCCATTCGGGTTTCAGCTCGCTGCTGAAACGCAAGCTTTAATGGAGAAGATGAGTGTTTCCGGAGAGTTGGATGATTTAACTCCGGAACGTGTTTGGCAAGAGGTGGTTAAGGCATTGCAAACCGATAAGCCGAGCGTGTTTTTCGAAGTGCTCAAATCGGTTAAGGCTTTAGACAGGCTGTTTCCTGAATTAAGTGCATTGATTGGTGTCGAACAGCCGGTGAAATATCATCCGGAAGGCGATGTTTGGATTCATACTATGATGGTGCTTGATGCCGCAGCCCAACTATCGGGCGAGATTGATATTCGTTTTGCCGCCTTGGTGCATGATCTTGGTAAAGGTTTGACGCCAGTGGAATTGTGGCCGAAACATCATGGACATGAGGTTGCTGGTGTGCCGCTTGTAAAGAAGATGGCGGCACGTTATCGCTTGCCGAAGAAAACCCAGCAGTTTGCTGAAAAAGTCACAGAGTTTCATGGTTTAATCCATAAGGCGTTGGATAGTGATCAGCAGCCGGCGCTCAAGGCCAAGACTTATTTGAAAGTATTAAAAGCCTGCGCTGCCTTTAAGCAGCCGCAGCGTTTTGCCGAGCTGTTAATGGCTTGTGAGGCTGATGCCAAAGGTCGTTTGGGATTTGAGCAGAGTACCTATCCGCAAAAAGCCTTCTGGCTGGCGTTGTTGCAAGCTTGTGATGCGGTCGATATGACTGAAATCATGGCCAGTGGTGTGCAGGGTGTTCAAGTCGGTGAGGCGATTCATAAGGCGCAGATCGATCTTATCAAACAGTTTTTGAACAATTATCAAGCTCACTAGAACGGTGGGTTTTACCAAACAATTAATTTAGCAGTAAACAGTTAAACAAAAGGCGAAAATACCTATGCTTAGTTTTCTTCAGGCTCCGCTTCAAAAAATAAAACGCTTGCTAATCCCGGTGATCATTATTGTTGCCGCGCTGGCACTGTTTATCTATATGAAATCGACTAAGCCACAACAGCCTGCGGTGGAAATCTCGGAACGCGTCTGGATGGTGGAAACCTTAAGCGCCAAATTTGAAAATCTCTCACCGGTGCAAACCCTTTACGGTCAGGTTGAGTCTAATTCGTTGGTCTCTTTGGCGGCACCGGTCAGTGGTGTGGTCGCCAAGCTCAATGTCAAAGAGGGTGACGAGGTGAAAAAAGGCGAACTGTTATTGAAGCTGAGTGATGCGGATATTGAAGCGCCTTTATTGCAGGCAAAAGCAGCCTATGAATTGCAGAAGTTGGCCAATAAGGCCAATATCGATAAATTGGCTCATGAACAAAACGTATTGAAATTGAAGCAGCAGGCTTTGGCTCGGGCAAAGCAGTTGATGGCTCGTGATCTGGCGTCGCAGTCCAGTGTGGATGCGGCTGAAGAGGCTTTGGCCAAACAGGAGTTTGTTGTTGTCGGCGCTGAATTGGCGGTGAAGCAAAATCAACCTTTGCTGGCTCAAGCGAAGGCCTCGTTGATTCAGGCGCAGGCCAACTTTGAGCGCGGCAATTATCAAGCGCCTTATGATGCGCGTATTGCCAAGGTGAGTGTCAGTGAAGGTTCGCGTGTTAATGCCGGTACGCAAATGCTGACATTCTATGCGCTGGATTCGATGGAATTGCGTGCCAAGCTGCCGACAGCAGAGTTGCAGGTGGTGCAGCAGGCGTTGCAAAACAAGCAAAAATTGGTGGCTTCCTATAGTGGCTTGAGTAGTGTTTCTAAGGGAGCGCAAAGCCGTGTCGAACTGCCGTTGTTGCGTCTTTCCGGTCAAGCTTCCACCAGTGGTGTCGATGCGTTTTTTGCCTTGCCTAAAGCCTTGCAAGATCGTCGCCCCGGCGAGTTGATGGAGATAAGTCTGCAAGGTCTAGCCTATCACAATGTGGCCGCAGTGCCTTATAGCGCGCTGTATGGTTCTGATAAGGTGTATATCGTCGAGAACGAGCGTTTGCAGGCAAAAGACGTTGTCCTGTTAGGTGAGGTGATGCGTGAAGGTAAACTTTGGGCTTTGATTAAGCCGAGCTTTGCAGCCGGTGCCAAAATTGCAATCACCCATCTGCCGAATGCGGTAACCGGGCTGAAAGTAACCGAGGCTAACTGATGAGCGAAATAACCAATAACCATAGTGCTTCAGGTAATGAAGATCAGGATTACAAGTTAACCGAAAAGCCGTTTAAATCGCACGGTATTATCGGTCTGTTCGCACGCCATAAGGTGGCGCCAAACCTGCTGATGATTGTCATGATCCTGTCTGGCATTGTCGCGCTGATGAAACTCAATGTGCAGTTTTTCCCGACTTTTGATTTGGATTATGCTTCGGTGCGTGTGATTTGGCCGGGCGCTAATGCACAGGATGTCGAAAAAAGTGTCACCGAGCCGATTGAGCGGGTATTGCGTAATCTGGATAATCTCGAGGAAATGACCTCAACTTCATCACTGGGAATAGCGGCGATTTCGCTTAAATTCAGTGAAGGCACCGATATGATTGAGGCGGTTGATCAGATCAATCAGCGGGTCGGCGAATTACGTAACCTGCCGCAAGATGCTGAAAAGCCGGTGATTGAGCGCATAGTGCGCTATGAGTCGATTGCACGCGTTTTATTGATTGCTGAAAACGCTGAGCTGCCGGAGTTGCGTCACTTGGCGCGGGGCTTTGAACGGGAGTTACTCGATCGCGGTATTGATAAGGTAGAGTTTAAAGGTTTGCCTGAAGAAGAAATGGCGATTGAGGTCTCTCAGCAAGCTTTGGAGCAGTATCGTCTGAGTCTCGAAGATATCGGTAACAAGATCTCGGTCATGAGTCGTGATTTTCCAGCCGGCTCTGTGGGTGATAGCGACAGTGTGCGTGATCTTCGTGCTTTGCAGCAAAAACGGGATGAATTGGCTTTTGCGCAAATACCGCTGGTCAGCGCTGCTGCCGAAACCGTTAATCTGGGTGATGTCGCTAATATCGAGCTACGCGCTAAAAAAGATTCGCCATATCTGATTGTAGATGGTTCGCCGGCGATTGAAATGCAGTTGTTGCGGGCAGAAAGTGGCGACACCTTGAAGTCCTCGAAAATCATGCAGAACTGGCTTGCCGAATCCGAACCGCAGTTGCCGCAAGGTATTCGTTTACAGGTTTACGATGAAACCTGGTCTCTGGTTAATCAGCGAATTATGTTGTTGGTGAACAACGGTATCGGCGGTTTGATTCTGGTAGTGTTGATTCTCTATATCTTTATGCACGGTCGAGTCGCTTTCTGGGTGGCGGTTGGGATTCCGGTCTCGTTTATGGCGACCTTGATGATTATGTATCTGGCCGGCGGTTCGATCAATATGGTCAGTCTATTCGGTTTGATTATGGCGTTGGGGATAATCGTTGATGATGCCATAGTGGTCGGTGAAGATGCATTGACCCATCATGAGCGAGGTGAACCGAGTCTTGAAGCGGCAGAAGGTGGTGCGCACCGAATGCTTGGGCCTGTGACCGCCTCGTCTCTGACCACTGTAGCTGCCTTTTTGCCGTTGATGCTGATTGGTGGTGAGATGGGGAATATCCTTTTCGCTATTCCTCTGGTGATTATCGCAGTGATCTTTGCCTCCTTGCTGGAAAGTTTTACGATTCTGCCGGGGCATTTACGTCATGCCTTGAAAGGCGTGAAAAAGCCTGAGCAGGGCTCGGTGCGTGCACGCCTGGAAAGCGCTATCGACCATTTCCGTCACCATCAATTCCGTCATCTTATCCGTTGGGTGTTGGCACATCGCAGCATTACCATTGCCAGTACCTTGGCCTTGATGATCTTTACCGTTGCATTATTGGCCGGCGGCCGTATCAGTTTTGTCTTTTTCCCGTCTCCCGAATCAACCAAGCTGAACGCCGATATCCGTTTTGTTGCCGGGACACCGGCTGATGTGACCGCGAATTATGTCGATCAGGTTTATCAGGCATTGCGAGAGGTCGAGCAGGAGCTTGAGCCTGGCATTGTTAAGGTGGCGGTTTTGCAGTTCAATAAAAACTCGGGTCAGACCGGTGCTAACTATGCGTCGATTAACCTGCAGTTGGAAGAGCCGGATCTGCGCGACACAAGAAATACCGAGTTGGTTCGAGCCTGGCAGGAGAGAGCCGGTAAGGTCGCGGGTTTGGATAACCTGACCATCGAGTCGCCGCGCATGGGGCCTCCGGGGGGCGATATTGATGTCCGTCTGTTCGGTTCTGATCCAATGGTATTGAAACAGGCTTCGCAAGAGTTGCAGCAGGTTTTACAGCAGATTGCCGGAGTCAGCAGTGTACGTGACGACCTGCCTTATGGACGTGACCAGCTGGTCTATCAATTGACTGCTCAAGGTAAGGCATTAGGCTTTAGTTATGTGTCTTTGGGACGTCAGTTGGCGGATGCCTTCTCCGGTAGGCTGGTGCAAATCTATACCGAAGGTGAAGACGAGATAGAAGTGCGTGTGCAATATCCGTTGCATGAGCAAGTCTCTTTGGCGACGATCAATAAAATGCAGGTGATGGCACCTAATGGCGATAGAGTCCCGCTCAGCTCGGTTGCCAGTTGGAGTACGCAGCGTGGTTTTGATGCGATGCGACATGTCGATGGCAAAATGGCGGTAACGGTGGTTGGCGATGTCGATAAGACGGTTAACAACTCTAACCGAATTTTGGCCAAGCTTGAGCAGACTGCGTTGGCTGAGTTAGAGCGGAAATACGGCATCAGCTATTCGCTTGAAGGACAAAATGCGCGTCAGGCCGAGGCGATGGGCGATATGAAAATAGGTCTGCTGATCGGTTTGTCGATGATCTATATCGTTCTGGCTTGGGTCTTCGGCTCTTATGGTTGGCCTTTGGTGGTGATGATGGCAATCCCATTCGGTTTGATTGGTGCGATTATGGGGCACTGGTGGATGGGATTGGATATGACAATCCTATCGATGTTCGGCTTTTTCGGCTTATCCGGTATCGTCGTCAATGACTCGATTATTTTGGTGAGTTTCTACAAGTCGTTGCGTGCCTCCGGTTTGTCGGTCAATGAAGCTTTGGAAGAAGCCGCGGTGCAACGCGTGCGTGCGGTATTGTTGACCTCTTTGACGACCATCGCCGGTTTAACGCCGTTGCTGTTTGAAACCTCGTTGCAGGCGCAGTTTTTAATTCCGATGGCAACGGCGATCGCCTTTGGCCTGATGTTCTCGACCTTCTTGATCTTGCTGGTATTGCCGGCGATGTTGTCTATCTATGAAGGTTGGTTCGGTCAGAAGCCGAATAAGATGCAGGTAGGTGAAACGGTAGCGGTGATGACCAAGGCTTAATGTTAAGGATTGCTGGCCATGACAAATCATCCCGAATAGATATTTTACAAAGTCATGATGGTTTCACTGTTTTGCTAATTTTTATTCTGTTGTGAAATTTTTTCTTAATGTCATAAAAGCGTCAATTTATTTGGCGCTGACAACGGCATAATTCTCTAAAAAATCATTTTCATCCCTTATTTGGCTGGTTCGCTATCGATAATAAAGCTGCCGAGGAGGCGATAAGGTTCTGATTTTGCCTAAAAAACCGCTTTAAAAAAAACAATCACCAGATAAGAAAACTTGATGATTTTGTGATTTTGAGAGAGAATAATCGTCCAAATTTTAGGGTAGCGATAGATTGAGAGGTCATCCTAAGGGCATTTGCACCGTGAAAAACACGGCGAAATACAGCAAATGCAAGCGCTACAAAAACCGAATTTTTTTAAAAAATGTTGAGGAAGTTGTATGGCAACTCGTAGAGATTTAGCAAATGCAATCCGTGCTTTGAGTATGGATGCCGTTCAAAAAGCAAATTCTGGTCACCCTGGTGCGCCAATGGGTATGGCAGATATTGCAGAGGTTCTGTGGAACAGCCACATGAAGTTTAACCCTAGCAATGCCAAGTGGGCCGATCGTGACCGTTTTGTACTGTCTAACGGCCACGGTTCAATGCTAATTTATTCTCTATTGCACCTATCTGGTTTCGACCTAAGCATGGAAGATATCAAGCAGTTCCGTCAGCTTCACGCTAAGACTGCGGGTCACCCAGAATACGGTTATGCCGATGGTATCGAAACAACTACTGGTCCTCTAGGTCAAGGTATCACCAACGCGGTAGGTATGGCGATTGCAGAACGTACTTTGGCTGCACAGTTCAACAAGCCTGGTCACGACATCGTTGACCACCACACTTATGTATTCATGGGTGACGGTTGTTTGATGGAAGGTCTTTCACACGAAGCGTGTGCAATGGCTGGTACTTTAGGTCTTGGTAAGTTGATCGCGTTCTGGGATGACAACGACATCTCTATCGACGGTAATATCGGCGACTGGATGGAAAAAGGTGTTCCTGGTCGTTTCGTATCTTATGACTGGCACGTTATCCCTAACGTTGATGGTCACGATGCAGACGCAATCAACGCGGCGATCGAAGAAGCGAAGAAAGTTACTGACAAGCCTACATTGATCTGTACTAAGACAGTGATCGGTTTCGGTTCGCCGAACAAGTGTGGTACTTACTCTTGTCACGGTGCGCCACTAGGTGATGAAGAAATCGCTCTAGCGCGTAAAGAGCTGGGTTGGACTGCTGAGCCATTCGAAATCCCAGAAGATATCTACGCTGGTTGGGATCACAAAGAGCAAGGTGCTCAAGATGAAGCGGCTTGGAACGAGAAGTTCGAAGCTTATCGTGCGGCATACCCTGCTGAAGCGGCGGAATTCGAACGTCGTATGGCGGGTGATCTACCGGCTAACTTCGAAGTTGAAATGGATAAGTTCATTGCAGCGACTCAAGAAGAATCTCCAAAGTTGGCTTCGCGCCAGTCTTCACAGAAAACTATCGAGAAGCTGGGTGAAATCTTGCCGGAAATGTTCGGTGGTTCTGCTG
Above is a window of Thiomicrorhabdus sediminis DNA encoding:
- a CDS encoding NAD(P)H-binding protein, which encodes MMLLANTVTLIGGTGFVGKAVLNELSKAGYQTRVVVRRAERFREFLLYPNTRLATLDSFDNAQQLQAAIQGSDIVINLMADRSTGTEMIEQADLTLANQHLKAAMESCHVKRVISLSQIGADSNAPHADWFGELAEVDNLMHNTAKAAVTIVKAGLLIGEHDDSTQRFINQINRAPLLMVANSKTTVQPLWIKDFAKAFVSIIKDSATYGHKLEMVGEERLSFKELAQLTAEIMQKDAMVLPMCQLNAKVMSFLGAFAPMATVSQAQNTQLKKDMVSDSDFSTQFGFVPSSLESVISAYAAPHHIRERYNYYRKEANRDRGELV
- a CDS encoding multifunctional CCA addition/repair protein, with the protein product MQIYLVGGAVRDGLLNIEVYDRDWLVVGATAEQMLAQGYQQVGKDFPVFLHPDSKEEYALARTERKAGVGYHGFDVFAAPSVTIEEDLLRRDLTINAMAQSADGTIIDPYKGQQDIQDRLLRHVSPAFSEDPLRVLRVARFAAKLAPFGFQLAAETQALMEKMSVSGELDDLTPERVWQEVVKALQTDKPSVFFEVLKSVKALDRLFPELSALIGVEQPVKYHPEGDVWIHTMMVLDAAAQLSGEIDIRFAALVHDLGKGLTPVELWPKHHGHEVAGVPLVKKMAARYRLPKKTQQFAEKVTEFHGLIHKALDSDQQPALKAKTYLKVLKACAAFKQPQRFAELLMACEADAKGRLGFEQSTYPQKAFWLALLQACDAVDMTEIMASGVQGVQVGEAIHKAQIDLIKQFLNNYQAH
- a CDS encoding efflux RND transporter periplasmic adaptor subunit, giving the protein MLSFLQAPLQKIKRLLIPVIIIVAALALFIYMKSTKPQQPAVEISERVWMVETLSAKFENLSPVQTLYGQVESNSLVSLAAPVSGVVAKLNVKEGDEVKKGELLLKLSDADIEAPLLQAKAAYELQKLANKANIDKLAHEQNVLKLKQQALARAKQLMARDLASQSSVDAAEEALAKQEFVVVGAELAVKQNQPLLAQAKASLIQAQANFERGNYQAPYDARIAKVSVSEGSRVNAGTQMLTFYALDSMELRAKLPTAELQVVQQALQNKQKLVASYSGLSSVSKGAQSRVELPLLRLSGQASTSGVDAFFALPKALQDRRPGELMEISLQGLAYHNVAAVPYSALYGSDKVYIVENERLQAKDVVLLGEVMREGKLWALIKPSFAAGAKIAITHLPNAVTGLKVTEAN
- a CDS encoding efflux RND transporter permease subunit codes for the protein MSEITNNHSASGNEDQDYKLTEKPFKSHGIIGLFARHKVAPNLLMIVMILSGIVALMKLNVQFFPTFDLDYASVRVIWPGANAQDVEKSVTEPIERVLRNLDNLEEMTSTSSLGIAAISLKFSEGTDMIEAVDQINQRVGELRNLPQDAEKPVIERIVRYESIARVLLIAENAELPELRHLARGFERELLDRGIDKVEFKGLPEEEMAIEVSQQALEQYRLSLEDIGNKISVMSRDFPAGSVGDSDSVRDLRALQQKRDELAFAQIPLVSAAAETVNLGDVANIELRAKKDSPYLIVDGSPAIEMQLLRAESGDTLKSSKIMQNWLAESEPQLPQGIRLQVYDETWSLVNQRIMLLVNNGIGGLILVVLILYIFMHGRVAFWVAVGIPVSFMATLMIMYLAGGSINMVSLFGLIMALGIIVDDAIVVGEDALTHHERGEPSLEAAEGGAHRMLGPVTASSLTTVAAFLPLMLIGGEMGNILFAIPLVIIAVIFASLLESFTILPGHLRHALKGVKKPEQGSVRARLESAIDHFRHHQFRHLIRWVLAHRSITIASTLALMIFTVALLAGGRISFVFFPSPESTKLNADIRFVAGTPADVTANYVDQVYQALREVEQELEPGIVKVAVLQFNKNSGQTGANYASINLQLEEPDLRDTRNTELVRAWQERAGKVAGLDNLTIESPRMGPPGGDIDVRLFGSDPMVLKQASQELQQVLQQIAGVSSVRDDLPYGRDQLVYQLTAQGKALGFSYVSLGRQLADAFSGRLVQIYTEGEDEIEVRVQYPLHEQVSLATINKMQVMAPNGDRVPLSSVASWSTQRGFDAMRHVDGKMAVTVVGDVDKTVNNSNRILAKLEQTALAELERKYGISYSLEGQNARQAEAMGDMKIGLLIGLSMIYIVLAWVFGSYGWPLVVMMAIPFGLIGAIMGHWWMGLDMTILSMFGFFGLSGIVVNDSIILVSFYKSLRASGLSVNEALEEAAVQRVRAVLLTSLTTIAGLTPLLFETSLQAQFLIPMATAIAFGLMFSTFLILLVLPAMLSIYEGWFGQKPNKMQVGETVAVMTKA
- the tkt gene encoding transketolase, whose product is MATRRDLANAIRALSMDAVQKANSGHPGAPMGMADIAEVLWNSHMKFNPSNAKWADRDRFVLSNGHGSMLIYSLLHLSGFDLSMEDIKQFRQLHAKTAGHPEYGYADGIETTTGPLGQGITNAVGMAIAERTLAAQFNKPGHDIVDHHTYVFMGDGCLMEGLSHEACAMAGTLGLGKLIAFWDDNDISIDGNIGDWMEKGVPGRFVSYDWHVIPNVDGHDADAINAAIEEAKKVTDKPTLICTKTVIGFGSPNKCGTYSCHGAPLGDEEIALARKELGWTAEPFEIPEDIYAGWDHKEQGAQDEAAWNEKFEAYRAAYPAEAAEFERRMAGDLPANFEVEMDKFIAATQEESPKLASRQSSQKTIEKLGEILPEMFGGSADLTGSNLTNWSKMVKVNKENANGNYLSWGVREFGMAHMMNGMVLHGGFKVFGGTFFMFMEFMRNALRMSALMKIGTIYVYTHDSIGLGEDGPTHQPVEQLATMRVIPNFQTWRGCDAVESAVSWKVAMMRGDAPTALVFSRQALEPMSRTPEQVKNIEKGGYILKDCDCSAGACACDLIIIATGSEVGLAMDAAAELEKAGNKVRVVSMPCTDAFDAQDQAYKDSVLIPGVKRIAVEAGVKDCWYKYVGLDGDVVGMTTFGESAPANELFEMFGFTVENVVATANRVMGK